A genomic region of Leptolyngbya sp. FACHB-261 contains the following coding sequences:
- a CDS encoding acyl-CoA dehydrogenase: protein MHQLAQYQSAEALEQYLGDPCDTRNLLSFQHLIELDEREEFPAAEVASLYRWQLQDYHVPVELGGKFQSYEEFVAQVRVLSRRDLTTSITFTTLFWSGLVWMAGTDAQKQSLSQFIRDQDGAMCLAYSEKAHGSDLLASEVRAVKVLGGYLLSGEKWPINRATISGITFVLAQTDEAAGARSLSLFMVRKSELNPDNYSNLPKIKTHGIRGSDMSGIRFDHCFVSEESRLGPEGAGLELGLKGFQVTRTLCSAFSLGAADTALRTTLKFALNRQLYGKTVFDLPQPQRTLTDAFLDLLICDCVTIAAARGFHVVPEQFSVWSAVVKYFVPTTAETLVQNLSVVMGARFYLREAHDWGIFQKVVRDNAIISVFDGSTVVNLHALILQLRQLAKSRARRREQQMMALNSRLSVICSLTQPLPKFQPDKLELFSRGNDDILQGLELALAHLHGLQDDASINLVVGQITALAETLLALLNAQDEALLQSSFEHGHEQSPELFDLAKRYCTLHAAAACIQLWLHNRTELGEFFARGEWLVLSLHRLLKTIHPVQQSVPQAYYEPVTQQLLKLYTADQLFSIAPFQLAQSRPVEDEIHATTELQLQA, encoded by the coding sequence ATGCATCAGCTAGCGCAGTATCAATCGGCTGAAGCGCTTGAGCAATATCTGGGCGATCCCTGTGACACTCGCAATCTTCTATCATTTCAGCATTTGATTGAGCTGGATGAGCGGGAAGAATTTCCAGCCGCTGAGGTAGCATCACTCTACCGTTGGCAATTGCAGGACTACCACGTGCCAGTGGAGCTGGGAGGCAAATTTCAATCCTATGAGGAATTTGTTGCCCAAGTTCGAGTGCTTTCTCGGCGGGATCTAACCACGTCGATTACCTTTACCACTCTGTTCTGGTCGGGCTTAGTCTGGATGGCCGGAACAGATGCCCAGAAGCAAAGCCTATCTCAGTTCATCCGAGATCAGGATGGAGCTATGTGCTTGGCTTACTCAGAAAAGGCTCATGGCAGCGACTTGTTGGCCAGTGAAGTTCGAGCCGTCAAAGTGCTAGGGGGCTATCTACTTTCCGGTGAGAAGTGGCCGATCAACCGGGCAACAATTTCGGGCATCACATTTGTTCTGGCGCAAACGGATGAGGCTGCAGGGGCTCGTAGTCTGTCTCTGTTTATGGTGCGGAAAAGTGAGCTGAATCCTGATAATTATTCAAACCTGCCTAAGATCAAAACCCACGGTATCCGTGGCTCGGACATGAGTGGCATTCGCTTTGATCATTGTTTTGTCAGTGAAGAAAGCCGCTTAGGGCCAGAAGGCGCTGGTTTAGAACTTGGGCTCAAAGGCTTTCAGGTCACTCGTACTCTATGTTCTGCCTTCTCTCTAGGCGCAGCCGATACTGCCCTGCGAACTACACTGAAGTTTGCTCTAAATCGTCAACTTTATGGCAAGACTGTTTTCGATCTGCCTCAGCCTCAAAGAACGCTAACTGATGCTTTTTTGGATCTCTTGATCTGCGACTGTGTCACGATTGCTGCAGCTCGGGGTTTCCATGTTGTGCCGGAGCAATTCAGCGTTTGGTCAGCTGTTGTCAAATATTTTGTGCCCACGACGGCTGAAACGCTGGTTCAGAACTTGTCAGTCGTGATGGGCGCACGCTTCTATTTACGAGAAGCTCACGATTGGGGCATCTTTCAAAAGGTCGTCAGGGATAATGCAATCATCAGCGTCTTTGATGGCAGCACAGTCGTCAATTTGCACGCCCTGATTCTGCAATTGCGTCAACTTGCTAAGTCACGGGCCAGAAGACGGGAGCAGCAGATGATGGCCTTAAACTCACGGCTGTCGGTTATCTGTTCTCTAACTCAGCCCCTACCCAAATTCCAGCCCGACAAGCTTGAGCTATTCAGCCGTGGCAACGACGATATTCTGCAAGGTTTGGAACTCGCTCTGGCCCACCTCCACGGCTTACAGGATGATGCGAGTATCAATTTAGTTGTTGGCCAAATCACGGCTCTGGCTGAAACCCTGCTAGCGTTGCTCAATGCCCAGGATGAGGCGCTGCTTCAGTCGTCTTTTGAGCATGGGCATGAGCAATCGCCTGAACTATTTGATCTTGCTAAGCGCTACTGCACTCTCCATGCAGCCGCAGCCTGTATTCAACTTTGGCTTCACAACCGAACTGAACTGGGAGAGTTTTTTGCCAGGGGCGAGTGGTTAGTCTTAAGCCTCCATCGGCTTCTGAAAACCATTCATCCAGTTCAGCAATCAGTGCCACAAGCCTACTATGAGCCAGTTACTCAGCAATTGCTCAAGTTGTATACGGCAGATCAGCTCTTCTCAATCGCTCCATTTCAACTTGCTCAGTCTCGACCCGTAGAGGATGAAATTCATGCAACTACAGAACTCCAGCTCCAAGCCTAA
- a CDS encoding acyl carrier protein — translation MQLQNSSSKPNPELQPADTATSVKAIEAWLATKLAKQLRLDVKTLSVHEPLTRYGLDSIDAVTLVGDLEDWLGLELPSTLLWDYPTIEKASQYLVKDFDISAALAPGSESNSEQSDAPDAPAKTQGWGNLWRQISGS, via the coding sequence ATGCAACTACAGAACTCCAGCTCCAAGCCTAATCCTGAATTGCAGCCAGCTGATACTGCTACATCCGTCAAAGCGATTGAGGCCTGGCTGGCCACTAAGCTTGCGAAACAGCTGAGATTGGATGTGAAAACCTTAAGTGTCCATGAGCCATTGACGCGTTATGGTCTCGACTCCATCGATGCAGTAACCTTGGTCGGGGATTTAGAAGACTGGCTTGGCCTTGAGTTACCGTCGACTCTGCTATGGGATTATCCAACCATTGAGAAAGCATCTCAGTATCTAGTCAAGGACTTTGATATCTCTGCTGCTTTGGCGCCGGGTTCGGAGTCAAATTCTGAGCAAAGCGATGCGCCAGATGCGCCTGCTAAAACTCAAGGATGGGGCAATCTCTGGCGTCAAATTAGCGGCAGCTAG
- a CDS encoding MBOAT family protein: protein MNFSDFSFWWVLLLFSIPFFTIRSLGKSMNLWWPILDGIGLMAMSLILFVNASRSSFAIFIFELIFNYAMVELMLRRKGQAAVAIATAVIAVDIAILAYFKYLNFFVEDVLSLMLGSLGYAAPTKLNLPGMYSIPPGLSFYSFQMVAFVVDSFRSRDKKAIGFVDYVNFVSFFPQVVAGPIERRSDFFPQIEAFRFKFSWSNLEAGFCWLSLGLFMKLVLADNLAPYIQLEESANAWLLWFFAYLFTLRIYFDFAGYSFIALGLAQILGIRLTVNFLAPYTAQSIQEFWRRWHVTLSTWFRDYVFLPLMGSKKQWAPFFLLVTFTLSGFWHGAAWNFVLWGAYHGLLLLVLRYAGRPFHRFVGQHLFMPQFLSWALTFGSVILGCLFFMESDIGRLGLKMQTLLNPLAYSLSNVSQALSSFSANELFALALTLTLATTVLLLEHMAVWQKRDCEYAILRSPLMARALFGLTILFAANIPSKFIYFQF, encoded by the coding sequence TTGAATTTCTCTGACTTTTCTTTCTGGTGGGTACTGCTGCTGTTCAGCATTCCATTTTTCACGATTCGCTCCCTGGGCAAGTCGATGAATTTGTGGTGGCCCATTTTAGATGGCATTGGCCTAATGGCAATGTCGCTAATTCTATTCGTCAACGCTTCTCGCTCTAGCTTCGCGATTTTTATTTTCGAGCTCATTTTCAATTACGCGATGGTGGAGCTGATGCTCCGCCGTAAGGGGCAGGCAGCTGTGGCAATTGCCACAGCGGTCATCGCGGTTGACATTGCCATTCTTGCTTACTTCAAGTATTTAAATTTCTTTGTTGAAGATGTGTTGAGTCTAATGCTGGGTAGCCTCGGTTATGCAGCCCCAACCAAGCTCAATTTGCCTGGGATGTACTCAATTCCTCCGGGCCTTTCTTTCTACAGCTTTCAAATGGTCGCCTTCGTCGTAGATTCCTTTAGGTCTAGAGATAAAAAAGCGATCGGCTTTGTCGATTACGTCAACTTTGTGTCGTTTTTTCCTCAAGTTGTTGCTGGGCCTATTGAGCGCCGATCGGATTTCTTTCCACAGATTGAGGCCTTTCGATTTAAATTCTCATGGTCCAATCTGGAAGCAGGTTTTTGCTGGCTATCACTGGGCCTGTTCATGAAACTCGTGCTAGCGGACAATTTGGCCCCTTACATTCAGTTGGAGGAAAGCGCTAATGCCTGGCTCCTTTGGTTCTTCGCCTACTTGTTCACCTTGCGCATCTATTTTGATTTTGCTGGCTACAGTTTCATTGCCCTTGGCTTAGCTCAAATTCTTGGCATTCGTCTAACTGTCAACTTTCTGGCTCCCTATACGGCACAGAGCATTCAGGAGTTTTGGCGGCGCTGGCACGTAACCTTGAGCACCTGGTTCCGCGACTATGTTTTTCTGCCCTTGATGGGTTCCAAAAAGCAATGGGCCCCCTTCTTCCTCTTGGTCACCTTTACGCTCTCTGGTTTCTGGCATGGGGCAGCCTGGAATTTTGTGTTGTGGGGTGCTTACCACGGCTTGCTACTCCTGGTTTTGCGTTATGCAGGTCGTCCCTTTCACCGCTTTGTTGGTCAGCATTTGTTCATGCCTCAATTCCTATCTTGGGCATTAACCTTTGGATCTGTAATTTTAGGCTGTCTGTTCTTCATGGAGAGCGATATTGGGCGTTTGGGTCTCAAGATGCAGACCTTGCTCAATCCCTTGGCTTACTCTCTTTCCAATGTTTCTCAAGCTTTGAGTTCTTTCAGTGCTAATGAGTTGTTTGCTCTAGCGCTGACCTTAACTCTGGCAACAACCGTGCTTCTGCTCGAGCATATGGCTGTTTGGCAGAAACGGGATTGTGAATATGCGATCTTGCGCTCTCCATTAATGGCTCGGGCCCTATTTGGCTTGACCATTCTGTTCGCCGCCAATATTCCCTCCAAATTCATCTATTTTCAGTTCTAA
- a CDS encoding NAD(P)/FAD-dependent oxidoreductase, producing the protein MYNKLSDEKLQGLSNFGLGFPETDPSATRICILGGGFAGLFTALDFYKRYRSSHQVKNSKLQSCQIILIEQRDHFLFTPLLYELVTNELQTWEIAPSYQQLLAQTSIQFCRATVEAVNLKQRQIQLLSGAFLSYDYLVLAGGGQTNLVGCPGVDDHAYPFRTLADVDRLKERLHHLEQSDRRLIQIAIVGGGPSGVELAGKLADRLKARGRIDLVEQGEQILNGFTPASRAMARRALSSRQVQILTKARVLALDADQISLELQGQVEWRPVDLVLWTVGNRLPAWVDQLDCQHSPRGQLLTTPTLQLWDYPEVLALGDLAEIRDEGKPVPSTAQAAVQQAKCAARNLQAMLNGKRQRRFQYLHLGEMLTLGTDAAVVSSFGLTVGGDLACLTRRSVYLQRLPTFRHRRQVLWQWLIRWWLKLISGWRCQLKRTTSKRQQYSLSDTPLRTKL; encoded by the coding sequence ATGTACAACAAGCTAAGCGATGAAAAGCTCCAAGGATTGAGTAACTTTGGTCTAGGTTTTCCTGAGACTGATCCTTCTGCTACCAGGATTTGTATTCTTGGTGGTGGTTTTGCTGGTTTGTTTACAGCTCTTGATTTTTATAAACGGTATCGCTCCAGCCATCAGGTTAAAAATTCAAAGCTTCAGTCTTGCCAGATTATTCTGATTGAGCAGCGCGATCATTTTCTGTTCACTCCTCTACTTTATGAGCTGGTCACAAACGAATTGCAAACCTGGGAAATCGCACCCTCCTATCAGCAACTGTTGGCTCAAACTAGCATTCAGTTTTGTCGCGCAACTGTGGAGGCAGTCAATCTTAAACAACGTCAGATCCAGCTGCTAAGTGGGGCCTTTCTCTCTTATGACTATTTAGTATTAGCCGGGGGTGGTCAAACCAATCTAGTTGGCTGTCCAGGCGTAGACGACCATGCTTATCCCTTCCGAACACTTGCCGATGTAGACCGGTTAAAAGAACGCTTACATCACCTAGAACAGTCTGACCGCCGCTTGATCCAAATTGCCATTGTGGGCGGTGGGCCTAGTGGGGTTGAACTGGCTGGAAAACTGGCTGATCGCCTGAAAGCCCGTGGCCGGATCGATCTGGTTGAGCAGGGGGAGCAAATTCTCAACGGCTTTACCCCTGCCAGCCGTGCCATGGCTCGCCGCGCTTTAAGCAGTCGGCAGGTGCAGATTTTGACCAAGGCCCGAGTTCTGGCCCTGGATGCTGACCAGATCTCGTTAGAACTTCAGGGACAGGTGGAATGGCGACCGGTAGATTTAGTGCTGTGGACTGTGGGGAACCGGCTCCCCGCTTGGGTGGATCAATTGGATTGCCAACATAGCCCGAGGGGCCAGTTGCTCACCACGCCAACCTTGCAATTGTGGGACTATCCCGAGGTCTTGGCGCTTGGAGACTTGGCCGAGATCCGGGATGAAGGTAAGCCAGTTCCCTCAACGGCTCAAGCTGCCGTTCAACAGGCTAAGTGTGCAGCTCGTAATTTACAGGCTATGCTCAACGGCAAACGTCAGCGCCGCTTTCAATATCTACATCTGGGTGAAATGCTAACCCTGGGAACTGACGCAGCGGTTGTTTCCAGCTTTGGCTTGACTGTGGGGGGGGATCTAGCTTGCCTGACTCGGCGCTCCGTCTATCTTCAGCGGCTGCCTACATTCCGCCATCGTCGCCAAGTGCTGTGGCAGTGGCTCATTCGTTGGTGGCTCAAGTTAATCAGTGGTTGGCGCTGTCAGTTAAAACGAACCACATCTAAACGACAGCAGTATTCATTATCAGATACGCCATTGCGAACTAAGCTCTAA
- a CDS encoding DCC1-like thiol-disulfide oxidoreductase family protein, whose amino-acid sequence MSMTVHSPKKNLFASKLGEIFSLDLRSLALFRMGLALVILADLGFRARSLTAHYSDVGVLPRTALIGEVLKPWYWSIHLISGQPLVQALLFGVAGLIALALLVGYQTRLATIASWALVVSLHNRNPALIFAADDVLRALLFWAMFLPLGARYSIDSALNTANQRQLNRWLSGATVALIFQQCFIYWFSAAFKSESPVWLDGSAVYYALSYDQYVTGLGQILLGFPLLLSFSTLTTFALEWVGPFLLFMPVRTDFFRSCAVVTFILLHIGFGLTLNLGIFPMLSVFSWLAFIPSSVWDRLSKRLYTPERIGLKIYYDGDCGFCKKVVHLLRTFLILPETPLEIAQSDPSIEADMQAYNSWVVVDWQNHRHFKFEAIAYICSLSPLFAPLAHLLRWKPAMAAGTRFYETIAVNRKAAGRFTAPLQFRSLEVRPSKPANLAALLLLAYLFVWNLRSLSPSTFNRKALNSVDWIGRLLRLDQNWSIFAPSPPKDDGWYVMPAKLKDGTEVDLLTKNSASWDKPNSQLRSEIYQNMQWRTYLINLNRSIGEKLYPYYAQYLCRNWNSQHRGKQEVANLEIYFMSERTVAPGQTQNVERKRTWQQSCTSDSMPDAPEN is encoded by the coding sequence ATGAGTATGACGGTTCATTCACCTAAGAAAAATCTTTTTGCTTCGAAGCTCGGAGAAATATTTAGTTTAGATTTGCGTTCGCTAGCTCTGTTTCGGATGGGCTTAGCCCTAGTTATTCTTGCTGATTTAGGGTTTCGGGCTAGAAGTTTGACGGCCCACTATTCTGATGTGGGAGTGTTGCCACGGACAGCCCTAATTGGGGAGGTGCTAAAACCCTGGTACTGGTCTATTCATCTAATCAGTGGTCAACCCCTGGTTCAGGCCCTATTGTTCGGGGTAGCGGGCTTAATTGCCCTGGCTTTGTTGGTGGGTTATCAAACCCGGCTGGCCACTATTGCCTCCTGGGCTCTCGTCGTATCATTACACAACCGCAACCCAGCCCTGATCTTTGCAGCTGATGATGTGCTGCGAGCTCTGCTGTTTTGGGCGATGTTTCTGCCATTAGGGGCACGTTATTCGATTGACAGTGCGCTCAATACCGCAAATCAGAGACAGCTCAATCGTTGGTTATCGGGTGCCACTGTAGCGCTGATCTTTCAGCAGTGTTTTATTTACTGGTTCTCGGCAGCTTTCAAATCTGAGAGCCCCGTTTGGTTGGATGGCAGCGCTGTTTATTACGCGCTCAGTTACGACCAGTATGTGACCGGGCTAGGTCAGATCCTCTTGGGTTTTCCACTGCTGCTGAGTTTCTCTACCCTAACTACGTTTGCTTTGGAATGGGTGGGGCCGTTTCTCTTATTCATGCCCGTGCGCACGGACTTCTTTCGCAGTTGCGCTGTCGTCACGTTTATTCTCTTGCACATTGGCTTTGGCCTAACTCTAAACCTGGGCATTTTTCCGATGCTTAGCGTGTTTAGCTGGCTCGCCTTTATTCCGAGCAGCGTTTGGGATCGCCTCTCTAAGAGACTCTATACGCCAGAGCGTATAGGGCTGAAGATTTACTATGACGGTGATTGTGGATTCTGCAAGAAAGTAGTTCACCTGCTACGCACGTTCCTGATCTTGCCTGAAACCCCACTCGAAATTGCTCAGTCAGACCCCAGTATTGAGGCGGATATGCAAGCCTACAACTCCTGGGTGGTGGTGGATTGGCAAAATCACAGGCACTTCAAATTCGAAGCTATTGCTTATATTTGTTCTCTGTCGCCTCTGTTCGCTCCTCTCGCTCACCTATTGCGCTGGAAGCCTGCGATGGCTGCCGGTACCAGGTTTTACGAAACGATTGCTGTGAATCGCAAAGCAGCCGGTAGATTCACAGCACCCCTCCAATTTCGCTCACTTGAAGTTCGTCCTTCAAAGCCGGCTAATCTAGCTGCCTTGTTGCTGCTGGCCTATCTGTTTGTTTGGAATCTCCGCAGCCTTTCCCCCTCAACTTTCAACCGCAAAGCTCTCAACTCTGTGGATTGGATTGGTCGTCTCCTGAGATTGGATCAAAATTGGAGCATTTTTGCTCCTAGCCCACCCAAAGATGACGGCTGGTATGTGATGCCTGCAAAACTGAAGGATGGAACTGAGGTTGATTTGCTGACTAAGAATTCTGCGAGTTGGGACAAACCAAATTCTCAACTTCGCAGCGAAATCTACCAGAACATGCAATGGCGCACTTACTTGATCAATCTCAATCGGTCAATCGGTGAGAAACTTTATCCTTACTATGCTCAATATCTCTGTCGCAATTGGAACAGCCAGCATCGAGGCAAGCAGGAAGTTGCAAACCTGGAAATATACTTTATGAGCGAGCGTACTGTTGCACCAGGACAAACACAGAACGTTGAGAGAAAGCGCACCTGGCAGCAATCTTGTACCAGTGATTCGATGCCCGATGCTCCTGAGAATTAA
- a CDS encoding glycosyltransferase family 39 protein, producing MNNLKPRMEAYPKSFLESIKLSEVSTYLKVFIFFWSLFALTNSGFDNSEGGFHYQVAEHIIETGQLGFETSQPGIFTVAPNGRTYASHEIGNTLFFLPIAWLNLTLQKLWFGSLSSEQLEIAKEFVRSFQPSFYSAITLAAFFGILRLGFAQKRIPALLATSGLALTTFFWTHTRESFDGVLCSTLLTISFLFLLRFKQQKSRLDLIIAFASLGFGFITRISMVLAIVVSIGYLVSISRPYAQTLVRNLGLALLTLVPFVVWQSWYNQLRTGIFYLSPVQTDAKYRFANALDGNLLVGLQGILASPGKSIFIYAPLLILSVLLFRKFWKNHPKEALYILVLSLAWLLLHARLRSWYGSWGWGPRHFITILPILFIPFAANIELVLRKAYLKVLALLLGSLGFVLALASMISDWHFRMVLADGKTLSDEFFVWSLRHSQPVDMLTGVLKNLITVFKLVMHSPSVQNQNLWFLNSGLKEYGSFTVNFWPNNLIFAGVAWYWIVPPVVLLIVLMFSSLRSVLASKA from the coding sequence ATGAATAACTTGAAACCTCGAATGGAGGCTTATCCGAAAAGCTTTCTGGAATCGATCAAGCTGTCTGAGGTCAGCACCTATCTCAAGGTATTTATATTTTTCTGGTCGTTGTTTGCCCTAACCAATAGTGGCTTCGACAATTCGGAGGGTGGTTTTCACTATCAAGTTGCAGAACACATTATTGAAACTGGACAGCTAGGCTTCGAAACTTCGCAGCCCGGTATTTTTACGGTTGCTCCTAACGGGAGAACTTACGCCTCCCATGAAATTGGCAATACGCTTTTCTTTCTGCCAATCGCCTGGCTGAACCTCACGCTGCAAAAGCTGTGGTTTGGCTCTCTAAGCTCGGAGCAACTGGAAATTGCCAAAGAGTTTGTCCGTTCGTTTCAGCCTAGTTTTTACTCGGCAATCACCCTGGCTGCTTTCTTTGGGATCTTGCGGCTTGGCTTTGCTCAAAAACGAATTCCTGCTCTGCTGGCAACTTCAGGTCTAGCACTCACAACCTTTTTCTGGACCCACACTCGAGAGTCATTCGATGGCGTTTTATGCTCAACCTTGTTGACAATATCTTTTCTATTTCTGTTGCGATTCAAGCAACAAAAAAGTCGGCTTGACCTGATTATCGCTTTTGCAAGCTTGGGATTTGGTTTTATTACCAGAATCTCGATGGTGCTGGCGATCGTAGTTTCTATCGGCTACTTAGTGAGCATCAGTAGGCCTTATGCCCAAACTCTAGTTAGAAACCTCGGGCTGGCACTGTTGACGCTTGTACCCTTCGTCGTCTGGCAATCTTGGTATAACCAACTGAGAACTGGCATTTTTTATCTTTCGCCTGTGCAAACAGATGCCAAGTATCGATTTGCCAATGCCCTGGATGGCAATCTTCTAGTGGGACTTCAAGGTATCCTGGCCAGCCCTGGCAAAAGTATTTTCATCTACGCGCCTTTGCTGATTCTCTCTGTACTTCTGTTCCGGAAGTTTTGGAAGAATCATCCTAAGGAAGCCCTTTACATTCTGGTACTCAGTTTGGCCTGGTTGCTCCTGCATGCGAGGCTCAGAAGCTGGTACGGTTCCTGGGGCTGGGGGCCTCGTCACTTCATCACTATCTTGCCCATTCTGTTTATTCCGTTTGCAGCCAACATTGAATTAGTATTACGAAAAGCCTACTTAAAAGTGTTAGCGCTACTTCTAGGCAGCCTTGGCTTTGTGCTTGCTCTCGCTTCGATGATTTCCGATTGGCACTTCAGAATGGTGCTTGCTGATGGCAAGACCTTAAGCGATGAGTTTTTCGTCTGGAGTCTGCGTCATAGCCAACCTGTGGATATGCTGACTGGCGTGCTCAAGAATTTGATCACTGTTTTTAAGTTAGTCATGCACTCGCCCTCAGTTCAGAATCAAAATCTTTGGTTCTTAAACTCTGGTCTCAAGGAATACGGTAGTTTTACGGTCAACTTTTGGCCTAACAATCTGATTTTTGCGGGGGTTGCCTGGTATTGGATTGTTCCTCCCGTTGTACTTTTGATTGTTTTGATGTTCTCCTCGCTGCGAAGCGTTTTAGCTTCTAAAGCCTAA
- a CDS encoding LA_3751/LA_3752 family putative glycosyltransferase yields MKVDNVKFLPLPDETKLKIDSFKLLPFVVIFGGILFSLYLFSLIQEEIYFSGDGGLKALLAKQLSSGNLRLDLILPAETWVQQLWSKGLYPFKPPFVYHEANHYYITFPFTFPLLTAPFHALFGFRGLYIVPLVSLWSIWLSFYWTCQRLRLGNISSSIAVLVLIFASPLSLYGATYWEHTLAVALAFHGLSLLLVPTNQGLSKCSALLSGILIGLSAWFRPELLCVAGVLLALALACSRFSFLLNLSYLVGGGLLGLSIWLKDGAIGFAGLSCLLFQALPKTEFSLPRKKFLVASLVITIAVFFGLNTLIYHHPLGIHAIQVVEGFSVRTRLLEAYRFFGSMNSELMAYFPVIFFPLICVLLSLFEREVRLAPNVKLIALFCILTACLIPMLLPSDGGKQWGPRFLLILVPISTLVSVSILQSILQWRPSSLRYFSIGLFSMLVAVGIQTNTIQGAAYFAQNFKTAPLTQSLRQDSSPVIAVTHQYLNQMLMPVLISNAFFLTEDEAALAELGKALVQQKQQQFTYICYRETTCQASTGLSGFNLNGQQFSFQFAGVKKFEGHSVYKASIVQAGASS; encoded by the coding sequence ATGAAGGTAGACAATGTCAAATTTTTGCCTTTGCCTGATGAGACAAAGTTAAAAATAGATAGTTTTAAGCTTCTCCCATTTGTCGTTATCTTCGGCGGGATTTTATTTTCTCTCTACTTGTTTTCTTTAATTCAAGAGGAAATCTATTTCAGTGGCGACGGTGGTTTAAAAGCTCTACTGGCTAAACAACTCAGCTCCGGTAATTTACGACTCGACCTGATTTTGCCAGCGGAGACCTGGGTGCAGCAGCTTTGGTCTAAGGGTTTATACCCCTTCAAACCGCCATTTGTCTACCACGAAGCTAACCACTACTACATTACTTTTCCGTTTACGTTCCCCCTGTTAACTGCACCCTTTCATGCTCTCTTTGGCTTTAGGGGTCTTTACATTGTGCCTCTGGTTTCTCTGTGGTCGATCTGGCTTAGCTTTTATTGGACCTGCCAGCGCCTAAGACTCGGCAATATTAGTAGCTCAATCGCAGTCCTCGTCCTAATTTTTGCATCGCCTTTATCTCTCTACGGCGCGACTTACTGGGAGCATACTTTGGCTGTGGCTCTAGCTTTTCATGGGCTCTCGCTGCTCCTCGTGCCTACCAACCAAGGATTGTCGAAGTGCTCAGCTCTGCTCAGTGGCATCCTAATCGGCTTATCCGCTTGGTTTCGGCCAGAGCTTTTATGTGTGGCTGGTGTTCTACTAGCTCTAGCGCTTGCCTGCTCAAGATTTAGCTTTTTACTAAATCTCAGCTATCTGGTGGGAGGGGGTCTACTCGGCTTATCGATTTGGCTAAAAGATGGGGCAATTGGTTTTGCTGGTTTATCTTGTTTGCTATTTCAAGCTCTCCCCAAAACTGAATTCTCCTTGCCTAGAAAAAAGTTTTTAGTTGCTAGTTTAGTCATAACTATCGCTGTCTTTTTTGGCCTAAATACTCTTATCTATCACCATCCGCTTGGAATTCATGCCATTCAGGTGGTGGAAGGCTTCTCAGTGCGCACTCGTTTGCTTGAGGCCTACAGGTTCTTCGGCAGCATGAATTCTGAGTTAATGGCTTACTTTCCCGTAATCTTCTTTCCACTCATTTGTGTTCTACTGTCTTTATTTGAGCGGGAAGTTAGACTTGCGCCAAACGTTAAGTTAATCGCTTTATTCTGTATATTGACAGCTTGCCTGATTCCGATGCTGCTTCCTAGCGATGGGGGCAAGCAGTGGGGGCCTAGGTTTTTGCTGATCCTCGTGCCAATCTCTACGTTGGTCTCTGTCTCAATTTTGCAGTCGATTCTGCAATGGCGTCCTAGCAGCCTGCGCTATTTTAGTATCGGCCTTTTCTCGATGCTGGTGGCCGTTGGCATTCAAACCAATACCATCCAAGGTGCAGCTTATTTCGCTCAAAACTTTAAGACAGCACCACTCACTCAGTCCCTGCGTCAGGACTCCAGCCCGGTAATCGCAGTCACACACCAGTATTTGAACCAGATGCTCATGCCAGTTCTAATCTCAAATGCCTTTTTCCTAACCGAAGATGAGGCAGCGCTGGCCGAATTAGGTAAGGCTCTAGTTCAACAGAAGCAACAACAGTTCACTTATATTTGCTATCGAGAAACCACTTGCCAGGCTTCAACGGGGCTCTCAGGTTTTAACCTGAATGGACAGCAGTTCAGCTTCCAATTTGCGGGTGTCAAGAAGTTTGAAGGTCACTCTGTATACAAGGCGTCCATCGTTCAGGCTGGGGCCAGCAGTTGA
- a CDS encoding YggT family protein, with protein MDTTLLASWILSPLLGLFILLFIFRIVLSWYPQFDLNKFPVSLVSWPTEPFLRVTRKLVAPIGGVDITPIIWVGIISLLREILLGQQGLLTLWSQMS; from the coding sequence GTGGATACTACCTTGCTCGCCTCCTGGATTCTCAGCCCGCTTCTGGGACTGTTCATTCTGCTGTTTATCTTCCGCATCGTGCTGAGCTGGTATCCCCAGTTTGACCTCAACAAGTTTCCAGTTAGCCTGGTTAGCTGGCCCACTGAGCCCTTCTTAAGGGTGACACGCAAGCTGGTGGCGCCCATTGGTGGTGTGGATATCACCCCAATCATCTGGGTCGGAATTATTAGTCTGTTGCGCGAAATTCTCTTAGGTCAGCAAGGATTGCTGACTTTGTGGTCGCAAATGTCGTAG